Proteins from a genomic interval of Pseudobacteroides sp.:
- a CDS encoding helix-turn-helix transcriptional regulator produces MAIIINIDVMLAKRKMSVTELSERVGITMANLSILKNGKAKAIRLLTLEQICKALECQPGDILEYKSDEE; encoded by the coding sequence ATGGCAATTATAATTAATATTGATGTTATGCTTGCAAAAAGGAAAATGAGCGTCACAGAGCTATCTGAAAGAGTTGGAATAACAATGGCTAATCTCTCTATATTAAAAAACGGAAAGGCAAAAGCAATCAGATTGTTAACTTTGGAGCAGATTTGCAAGGCTTTGGAATGCCAGCCTGGAGATATTTTAGAGTACAAGAGTGACGAAGAGTAA
- a CDS encoding DUF421 domain-containing protein: MYQIITNAVTRAIVAYLLLLVVARLMGRKGLSQMTFFDFAVIITLGSVTANLAMGPNNTTANAAAVLLTLGALAIITGYLHIKSVWVRKLTNSEPVTAIENGRIIDKNLKKVRFTMNELTTLLREKNIFNYADVEFAIIENDGQLSVLPKSQKAPLTPSDMKIPTSYKGLTKDLIMDGKVLAENLKSVNLDESWLNTQLSSQGVSKVEQVFYAGLDSEGSLYISAKQPDAEEKHGQYGIE, encoded by the coding sequence ATGTATCAAATTATTACAAATGCTGTTACTAGAGCAATAGTTGCCTACCTTCTTCTTTTAGTCGTTGCAAGGCTTATGGGGAGAAAAGGACTTTCTCAAATGACATTCTTCGACTTTGCTGTAATAATAACTTTAGGGTCAGTAACTGCCAATCTGGCAATGGGGCCGAATAATACTACTGCTAATGCTGCAGCTGTCCTACTAACACTCGGTGCTCTTGCGATTATAACCGGCTACCTGCATATAAAAAGTGTTTGGGTCAGGAAACTCACCAACAGTGAGCCTGTTACAGCTATTGAAAACGGGAGGATTATTGATAAGAATTTAAAAAAGGTACGCTTCACCATGAATGAGCTGACTACCCTTTTAAGAGAAAAGAATATATTTAATTATGCAGATGTTGAGTTTGCTATTATCGAAAATGATGGTCAGTTATCCGTCCTTCCTAAATCACAGAAGGCACCACTAACACCATCTGATATGAAAATTCCAACAAGTTATAAAGGCTTGACAAAAGATTTGATTATGGATGGAAAGGTATTAGCAGAAAATTTAAAATCAGTGAATCTGGATGAAAGTTGGCTAAATACTCAGCTATCAAGCCAAGGTGTTTCGAAAGTAGAACAAGTTTTTTATGCAGGGCTTGATTCTGAAGGAAGCCTTTATATATCCGCTAAACAGCCGGATGCTGAGGAAAAGCATGGACAATACGGAATAGAATAG
- a CDS encoding DUF4363 family protein: protein MRNRTITYGLLGIILLIFTIYFAAQSIAFPSGEPIVSQLNNIIEYAQHDKWEEAEQSVTKLLESWKKCKYLLAINYAEADYSLFLDNISRIKGGVKTKDVTETVNQSLSTLKLWENFRKFIPDP, encoded by the coding sequence TTGAGGAACAGAACAATAACTTATGGACTTCTTGGTATTATTCTCCTAATTTTCACCATATATTTTGCTGCTCAAAGCATAGCTTTTCCTTCAGGTGAGCCAATTGTCAGCCAACTGAATAATATAATAGAATATGCACAACATGATAAATGGGAAGAGGCTGAACAATCTGTCACTAAACTACTTGAATCTTGGAAAAAATGCAAATATCTCCTTGCAATCAATTATGCGGAAGCTGATTATTCCCTTTTTTTGGACAATATATCTAGAATTAAGGGTGGAGTCAAAACTAAAGATGTAACGGAAACTGTCAATCAGTCATTATCAACTTTGAAACTATGGGAAAATTTTAGGAAGTTTATACCAGATCCATAA
- a CDS encoding DUF421 domain-containing protein — MEALIYIFRCVLVLLFSWFCVRLIGKRSISQLTSYDFTALMILANVAAEPLVFKVSSKAFLGSVTIAAVAVIIGRISLNKKFYNFDAKPDIIIVNGKIDKNALKRNRMNLPFLISLLRLQGYTKVSDVEFAIIEPDGNLSVIPTSQSRPVTPNDLKIDTPYEGITLPLIIDGEIQYNNLKFAKLDKAWLNQEIKKYGASKAEDIFLAELDTSGKLNIDLYKESPDHKPGII, encoded by the coding sequence ATGGAAGCGCTAATATATATTTTCCGTTGTGTTCTTGTTCTATTGTTCTCATGGTTTTGCGTAAGATTAATCGGAAAGAGGTCTATTTCACAATTAACCTCTTATGACTTCACAGCTTTAATGATTTTGGCAAATGTTGCAGCAGAGCCTTTAGTGTTCAAGGTAAGTTCAAAAGCATTTTTGGGCTCAGTAACAATAGCTGCTGTAGCTGTCATCATAGGTCGGATATCTTTGAATAAGAAATTCTATAACTTTGATGCAAAACCGGATATCATTATTGTAAACGGAAAAATAGACAAAAATGCTTTAAAACGTAATAGAATGAATTTACCATTCTTAATTTCCTTATTAAGACTGCAAGGATACACAAAGGTATCTGATGTAGAATTTGCAATAATAGAGCCTGATGGTAATCTTTCAGTAATCCCGACATCCCAAAGCCGTCCGGTCACACCAAATGACTTAAAGATAGACACTCCATATGAAGGAATTACATTGCCACTAATCATCGACGGTGAAATTCAATACAATAACCTCAAATTTGCTAAGTTAGATAAGGCATGGCTAAACCAGGAAATAAAGAAATACGGTGCTTCAAAAGCTGAAGATATATTTTTAGCAGAATTGGATACTAGCGGGAAACTGAATATTGATTTGTATAAAGAATCCCCTGATCATAAGCCTGGGATTATTTAA